TGGGCAGCACCGCGTGGACGTTCTTCGATACGAATTGAAAGTACAGTCTCTCGTAACCCTGGCGCAGAGCCCGCAAATAACGATATCTGCCCACATTCGATTCGAAGGAGTGAAAGTTGGACTCGATGGCCAACATCTGCTCATCGTACGTTCGAACGCAGGCCGGCATGAGTCCATGGATACACAAACGCTGGCGTTCCTCCAACGTGAAGGCCAAGGCCTATCAGGATCTATTGTCATGACTTTGTAAACACACAGACTCAGCATAAGTTACCTTATTGCACTTGTCGGAAAACACCACTTCTATGGGAACCCTGATTGTGTCGTGGGATGAAGACGGacgaattttaattaaatttggaCTACACTCGCAATTTGATTGATGTGTCTTCGATATCGAAGATCCTCGTGTAATGCCAAAGTTCAATAACCTGAAGAAACTCATCTTGAAAGGGACtgcaaatttaataaaattacagtgtcagaaaattaaatgatttttgaTGCACAGCCTCTTTTGGTATTTTTAGCTATggcaataattaatttttattctttagATGTGACCTTTCTTAAAGCACCAGATACACCAGATAAAATAGCCATTAGAACTAATGGAATAATTTGTGTttagtaaataaaacaaaacataacaaaACTCCTGGCTATTTCGGGGGAATTTGTGCCAAAAAAGCGACACAGTCGAAATGAGGGCTAATTTGCATGAGGTCACAGGCCGTTCCGTATCTATCACTCATTATGCATTATTATGGAAATCACTTTTGTAACTGCTATTGTTGTTGGCCGGCCATTAGGGTTGTCAATGACCAGAGCGAGAGGTCGAAGGACAAAGGAGCGGGCCAAGTCAGCACAAATGACTCTTAGCGCGGCCATCAAAGGATTTGCTTGGGCTTtggcccaaaaataaaaacttgtcCTTGCCCACTGTCCCTTCCTTCCTTTGTCCtaatgtttgtgtgtgtgttagagTGTATGCCTCTGTGTTTGTGTATCTCACTGGGTGTTGTTTGTGTGCACtgtgttcttgttgtttcacTAATTGTGCCAAATTAGTTGACAACTTAATGTCGTAAAAATTTCAGCTAAATGCCTCAATCTTTTGTTAATGACATTGACAGCGGTGCAACTTTTTCGacttgtgtttgtttttttttttctttctttctttttttttttgggtccaAGCTCCGGCTTTGAGCACGTGACATCGCTGGCTGGAGTACGTGACACTGTCAGTGTCAAATGTGCAAGGACATGGATGAGAATGAGGATGTGGACAAGGAGCCGTGTCCTTATGCTCTCTTGTATTTACTCAGGCCCCCATAAATTAACTTTGTGTTTGTTGAGCcgaaattataatagtttaATTAGttcatttcgcttttttttggCCCACCCAACTCCTGCTGCTGACAGTTTCATTAGGCTTTAATTAACTGTCTCAACTTTTGTTAATCAATGTACAATGTACACGTTGCGTATACTCAATATCGTCTCTTTGTTCATCTTTTGCAGAACATGTGCAGGACTTCAGTTGCGGGCCGCTGCACTACAAGACTTTCTACATGGATGAGCGCAACAATGCGCTATATGTGGGCGCCATGTAAGTACATCGTTGGTTATTTTTGGGAAACTCAAAAaaccattaaatatttatcaagCCGAAAGAACTTATTAGTAACTCacgaaatcatttaaaatggcccataaaatgaaaattaattgtaaAGTTACACTTTGTTTTCAGTTGCATTTACCTTGAAACAAGTCCATGTATTATTAACACAAATAGTTTTCAGCTGGCCGCAATAAATATTTCGGGCTTAGTGAGACCTTTTTAATGTTGAGAAATATGCCATAATTTGGGGAAACTTTCTTTTCCGGTTGCAGACAATTAGAAAGTTCCGCTTGGGGCAGCATGTGGCTCCCTACTTGGCAACCCGAACGCATTTGGGGCtgcatatttcatttttccaaCAAGCTCTTGGCCACACTGTCGGCATACATAATTATGAATTAATGCCACCGACGAGGGGTCTGAAGTCTGAAGGTTCTGGGCTCTGCAATTTGACAGGGAGCGCACCCGTCTGCTCATTTGTCTGCGGCTAGTTGAACACGGCCGCATTTTCATAGTTTTGCGGCTGCCGGGAGAGGAGTTTCGGAAAAACTCATGGAAAATGCGGGCGATGAGGGGTAGCGCCTAAAAGCGGGCAAACAAAGTAACCAAAATTACCACTTGACTTGAGGAGGCACCGATCCCAACGAACCGGCGAACCACCGGCAATCCACCAACACCGACGACGACCCCACGCAACCACAGCTGGCGGCTCTCGTCAGCGATTGCGGGGCTCCTAGAGCCGGCAGGGAAATGAAGATTAATGGTCTCGCAGTTGTCGAGGGAAAGCTACCAAAAACTCTGCCAGTAACTACATAAAACACACTTTAGACCACCGCTGCCCCTTTgcgttttccttttgtttttccacgGCGGCACAAAAGTTTCGAGTGGCCGGAAAATGGCGAGAGATGGGCCGCCGTTGCCGCTTTAAGTTCCGTTCTGTTCATTTCTGTACTGTCTGTCTGGCAGGCAATATTGCCACATTCGACGTATCAATCAATCAGGGCACACTGACTGCAATAAGTACGCTGGCAGGCAAACCCCTACGACAGCTCAGTGCACAGCAGGTGTGTGCAGCTGACAACGATTTTTCAAGCCAGAAGAACACAGAGAGTGGCACAGAAAAAATGTCAATGAGCTGAAGTTTACCGAGGCCAGACagctggcaactggcaactggtgTGGCATTAACTTATCGCATGAGGGGGCACGACTCGGGGATTAACTCGAGTGCCGGGGGATGACAAAGTTTTCCTCTTTACCATGCtaattcatttatttgccCCTTCTCTTCCAGGGATCGCATATTTCGGCTCAATCTGCGCAACATCAGCCAATCGATTTGTGAGGTAAGAAATGCTGAATTCAActacaaatatacatatttccaaaatgaaaacaaaagttgTTTAATAGTTGGACAGTTATTTAATGCTAGTCAATTTGTTGGTAGTACAAGAGTTTTTTCCATAAATGAACACTTACTTAGCCTGCTTACATTTGGATATTAAAATCGATAAATTCACGGGCCATTGATGGGAAATAAAAGAGGAAACGCCTTTGCATTTCTGAGTGACCAACTTGTCACTGACAGCTCGCAATTGCTCTTTAATGATTCCATCTTCAACTATCAATATCCGCCTCTGTCCGTTCAACCGCTTTTTTCCGCCGCTTTTTTTTCGTCCTTGGAAGCTGCAGTCCAGGACTAAGCCCAGTGCACTATCGCCACCTCCTGAGACGTAGCAAATGCTTTTAACAGCAATTATTTGTGCTGACTTCTGGGCAAGCGGCGGGCAAAAGGCGGGCCATTTCAAGTCGATTCCCAGCACTTAGACCTTATAACGCCGGCCAAAAGGGACTGACACTTGGGGCAAGTGGAAACAAAAGTGGAAAGTGCATCCACAGAGCCACCGGATATTGTGTCTATATGTCAAGCATAAAAATTGTCAGTCGATGGCTTTTGCTCCCCCGCCATTGATTTGTGGCTTTCACTTAGGCAAAAGTATGTGCAGCAATACAAACACCGAAAGCAGATTCCTTGTCGATTCAAGTGCcgaccaaacaaaaaaaaaaaaaagaaaaaaagaagaacgaatcgaattaaataaacaaatgtccAACGTGAGCCACACACACAATACAATCGGGATGAAAACGCGACATGCGGATATACCAAAAAATTGTGGCGCGTGCTCTCGGTTGAACATGCTCCATTTGCCGGGGACGCATTCCAGCACGCTTTCAATAAACTTGGCCAACATAAATTTAAACCGAATGCCATTTCTCATGCTTCCAGCGCGATGTCCTCATCCTGGAGCCCACCGGATCGGATATCCTGAATTGTGTTTCCAAGGGTAAACGGGAGGTGAGTGGGCCGTCAATTTCTATAACCATTTAAATCCTTTCAAAGCATGTGCAAAATTTTCTATCGATATCAACGAATTTGTGAACTTAACTCATGCCACCGTCCTGCCCActttatttccatttgcatttcgaaAACCACAAAACCCACAAAAACCACCATATGATTTCCTTACGGCTATTATTTTCTAACATTTATTACaattacacaaaacaaaacaaaaactacaaaTCGAATGCAATTGCATTTTCTGGCGCTTGACAAGAAGGTGGAATGCCGAAATCACATAAGGGTTATCCAGCCGATGAACTTCAATGGCCAGAAGCTATATGTTTGCGGGACCAACGCCCACAATCCCAAGGATTACGTAATAAACGTAAGTACAAAGAAAAGATGGGTATATATTGTACCATTTTTAAAGACTTAATAGTTaagaaatgaatttcaaaCCTTGAGGGCATGCTGAGTCCTttggcataaattaaaaatccatttttcgTAATGTGGGAAAAAAGGGTTTTCCAGCGACTTCATCAATGTGCCTAATTGTGAATGTCAGTCAAGTTTTTGAAGTTCATTTCAGCCCAGCGGGCGACCAAAATTAAAGTCAACTAATGCGCTTTTCGTTCGTTTGCTTTTTCTTTCTCTCTCCCTAACCCACCCGCTACTGAACGAACCACCATCGCCTCATTTGACCCGCAGGCAAACTTAACACATTTACCCAGATCCCAGTACGTGCCCGGCATTGGCCTGGGCATTGGCAAGTGTCCCTACGATCCTGCTGACAACTCAACCGCCGTCTATGTGGAGAACGGAAATCCCTTCGGCCTGCCCGCCCTGGTAAGTTCGACCCGAAAAGCGGAAGTGGAATAAAAGTACGGATAAAGGAAGGcgcaaataaaaagaaaaatgtcaattgtaataaaattacaaaagtaAAGCGGGGCCCAAAGACGAAGGAAGTTGGCAAAGTTGTGTTTGGGACGAGGCAAGAAAATTTTAAAGACGGCAAAAACAGAGAAAGGCAGCAATAAAGCAgctcaaattaaattagaGCACAAggcacaagcacacacacatacacacacacacatgcacacatacacatgagCAGATGAGTTCACTCAGAGAGGGAGGCACGTGCGTACACTTTATGCGTaattgtgtgcgtgcgtgccCTGGCTTACtgggcgtatgcgtgatgtTCGAGCCTTATCAATAGTTGCCTCCTTGCTAACAATGTCTGTGTCATTTCTCTCTTTCCCCCTTCCCGTTAACCAAAAATGCAGTACGCCGGCACAAATGCCGAGTTCACCAAAGCGGATTCCGTCATATTCCGCTCGGACCTGTACAACCTGACGAATGGACGCAAGGAGGCCAACTTCAAGAGAACCGTGAAGTACGACTCCAAGCTGCTGGACAGTAAGTAGTGGCCATAAATCATATATTGCTAAGACAACTTTTAATGATTACATTTCTATTCATGGAAATGTGTAAAATCCAAATAATATGTAACAAATCACACATCAATCGCTTTTCTTTTCAGAGCCCAACTTCGTCGGCTCCTTTGAGATTGGTGAATTTGTGTACTTCTTCTTCCGCGAACATGCCGTTGAGTACATAAATTGCGGAAAAGCCGTCTACTCCCGAGTGGCTCGGGTGTGCAAAAACGACCGCGGTGGAAAATACATGATCAGCCAGAATTGGGCCACGTATCTGAAGGCGCGGATGAACTGCAGCATCTCCAGCGAATTTCCCTTCTACTTCAATGAGATACAATCCGTCTACAAGATGCCAACGGACGATACCAAGTTCTATGCCACGTTCACAACGAATACGAATGGTCTGATTGGATCGGCAGTGTGCAGCTACGACATCCGGGACATCAATGCGGCCTTCGACGGTGAGTATTCACTGTAGATATAGGTCGGtgtctgtgtgagtgtgtgtgtgtgtgtgttggcggGAGGGTGTGGGATGCTCGTGTGATTTATTACAGTGTCCATAATTCTTCGGGGGGATTCCTTTTCTCCGGCGACGGATGCGGATGGAATTACGCGCACAGGTGCAGGCCTTTTCCCTGGAATTTGAGCGTTAAATGGTGCGCATTGAATTGATGGTGGCAGACGCAACGCCCAACCTCGTCCACTTCTTCCATGGAAAGCGCCTGGCAGCTGAATTTCTTTAACTGCAGGACCTCCGGTCCAAGTAATGAGTACAGTCAACACTCTCTGTCCAGCCCAACGTGCCCCGGAAAGTTCATTAACACCATAAAGTCGGGTTCTGGCTGCAAGTGTGGAGCGGTGCCAAGACTGACAGGCAGACAATCGGGCAGACAGATCCTGCCACACAGACACTGCCACCGGGCAAAGTGCTTGCAAAAAATCTGGCATACACTTAAAATTCATTACGAAAAGTTTGCGGGCATGTTGCACAGACAGCGGCGAgtgtgataaaaaaaaaatgtggaaagcCACAGCAATTAATTATGGCCACAAACGATTATGGAGCCGCTCTCGAAGGCCAGAATGTGATTCTTAAATTGTATTCCATGTTTGCCGCGTAATCATGCTCTTGCGGGAAtctgaaaataataatatgcaaatattcacagGAAAACACTGGGAGATTTAACGGAAAAATgtcaactttttcttttttgattttatgcaTGTAAATGGGTTACCTATTATATATCAAATCCTCATGTTTTTATAGCTAAGaaaatttatagaaaaaacaTTGATTCGTATGTGCGGcagaaaaagtttttaaatattacaatccGATTACCGCATTGTTGCATGAACATTAAAGCACTGTTCGTGTCtcttaaattgtattttttatttaccgagtgcgagtgcgagtgccACAAATCAGCTGGCGCGCAGTACTGACACACATAAATTAAGAGCAGCATTCTCCGGCACTCAACTCCGTACTGATGCGCCCATCTCCATCCTTCGCATATATTCCCCTCCCAATCCAGGCAAATTCAAGGAGCAGGCCACCTCGAACAGCGCCTGGCTGCCCGTTCTGAACTCCAAAGTGCCGGAGCCACGTCCTGGCACTTGCCACAACGACACCGCCACGCTGCCGGACTCCGTGCTGAATTTCATTCGCAAACATCCGCTAATGGACAAGGCGGTCGATCATGAATTTGGCAATCCGGTCTTCTTCAAGCGGGACGTCATACTCACCAAGCTGGTGGTGGACAAGTAAGTGAGAACTGTATTCATTAGCGCCGCcagccagttgccagttgacTGTCGGTCGGTTTGGCAAGCAGCCAGGAGCACGGGTACTCCGTATCCTTGTTGACATTCGTCCGACCAATGTATGTGTGCACTGacagtaaaaataaatcaattcaataataaattaataataatttgctAATGTGGAGCATAAGTCTGTAAggctttgttttttatcaaaaatataatagCCTAACAATActtcaataaaatttaaaaattctaaatGACTTATAGATACTTAGAAAGATACTGAGTTTCCGGCAGATTTATTTAACTCGAAATATGGAAACTCGATTTgttttttctctcagtgcacagCATCCTGGGCTGGCTGTGTGCTGTCAGTTGTTCTGGCagcgaaaaatgttttttcttGGCCGGAATTTGTGTGAAAAGTGCCGCAGGATGTGTTTTCAGCTAAGCGCTTTCCACTGACGTTGCCATtcttgtctttttttttcgcctcgTTCTTTTTCGCCGCAGGATACGGATCGACAAGCTGAACCAGGAGTTCCTAGTGTACTTTGTGGCCACGACGTCTGGCCACATCTACAAGATAGTGCAGTTCATGCACTATGGCCAGCGGCACTCGAACCTGGTGGACATATTCGAGGCCTCGCCGCACAGCGAACCCATACGGGAGATGACCCTCAGCCATAAGACAGGATCCCTGTACGTGGCCACCGATCACCAGGTGAAGCAGATCGACATTGCCATGTGCGCCCGCCGATACGACAGCTGCTTCCGCTGCGTCTCGGATCCCTACTGCGGCTGGGACAAGGACGTCAATGCCTGCCGTCCCTACCAGCTGGGTCTGCTGCAGGATGTGGCCAACGAGACGTCCGGAATCTGCGACACCAGTGTGCTGCGCAAGAAGGTCACCTCCTCCTATGGCCAAACACTGCACCTTTCCTGCTTTGTCAAAATGCCGGAAGTGCTGCGGAAGAAGCAGACACGCTGGTACCATCACTCCACCGAAAAAGGACGGTGAGTATTGCAGAATAGCAtctttcatatatatatatagatataaagGATTTCCACTATATAAATAGGAtatctttgatttgattaGATTCCTCTTGCACTTCTTGACtattatatatttctatgCACATTCATTCCACATTATCCCCCCGAGTATCTATTAATATCCATCAATTGACTAAAAACATAGTTTTTACACTTAAC
The sequence above is drawn from the Drosophila melanogaster chromosome 2R genome and encodes:
- the Sema2b gene encoding semaphorin 2b, isoform C, which produces MPLNAQLKIAQSVNKVTYAKVSDSNCCAKKQQKYSIADFSQAKRQAGSMCATGKGKHRLCSLSALLLVLVAQTVHVEYARADYENTWNLYYEPPCCTGSSAAHHLRHHKEHVQDFSCGPLHYKTFYMDERNNALYVGAMDRIFRLNLRNISQSICERDVLILEPTGSDILNCVSKGKREVECRNHIRVIQPMNFNGQKLYVCGTNAHNPKDYVINANLTHLPRSQYVPGIGLGIGKCPYDPADNSTAVYVENGNPFGLPALYAGTNAEFTKADSVIFRSDLYNLTNGRKEANFKRTVKYDSKLLDKPNFVGSFEIGEFVYFFFREHAVEYINCGKAVYSRVARVCKNDRGGKYMISQNWATYLKARMNCSISSEFPFYFNEIQSVYKMPTDDTKFYATFTTNTNGLIGSAVCSYDIRDINAAFDGKFKEQATSNSAWLPVLNSKVPEPRPGTCHNDTATLPDSVLNFIRKHPLMDKAVDHEFGNPVFFKRDVILTKLVVDKIRIDKLNQEFLVYFVATTSGHIYKIVQFMHYGQRHSNLVDIFEASPHSEPIREMTLSHKTGSLYVATDHQVKQIDIAMCARRYDSCFRCVSDPYCGWDKDVNACRPYQLGLLQDVANETSGICDTSVLRKKVTSSYGQTLHLSCFVKMPEVLRKKQTRWYHHSTEKGRYEVRYTPTKYIDTNEGGLVLLAVNEGDGGRYDSYLDGTLLCSYGVTVDAHRCSPPSQKQDYQKIYSHWCNEFEKYKSAMKQWQAKQEQCGLKDKTGPISSNGKHVNDVFSNDALV
- the Sema2b gene encoding semaphorin 2b, isoform D, with product MPLNAQLKIAQSVNKVTYAKVSDSNCCAKKQQKYSIADFSQAKRQAGSMCATGKGKHRLCSLSALLLVLVAQTVHVEYARADYENTWNLYYEPPCCTGSSAAHHLRHHKEHVQDFSCGPLHYKTFYMDERNNALYVGAMDRIFRLNLRNISQSICERDVLILEPTGSDILNCVSKGKREKVECRNHIRVIQPMNFNGQKLYVCGTNAHNPKDYVINANLTHLPRSQYVPGIGLGIGKCPYDPADNSTAVYVENGNPFGLPALYAGTNAEFTKADSVIFRSDLYNLTNGRKEANFKRTVKYDSKLLDKPNFVGSFEIGEFVYFFFREHAVEYINCGKAVYSRVARVCKNDRGGKYMISQNWATYLKARMNCSISSEFPFYFNEIQSVYKMPTDDTKFYATFTTNTNGLIGSAVCSYDIRDINAAFDGKFKEQATSNSAWLPVLNSKVPEPRPGTCHNDTATLPDSVLNFIRKHPLMDKAVDHEFGNPVFFKRDVILTKLVVDKIRIDKLNQEFLVYFVATTSGHIYKIVQFMHYGQRHSNLVDIFEASPHSEPIREMTLSHKTGSLYVATDHQVKQIDIAMCARRYDSCFRCVSDPYCGWDKDVNACRPYQLGLLQDVANETSGICDTSVLRKKVTSSYGQTLHLSCFVKMPEVLRKKQTRWYHHSTEKGRYEVRYTPTKYIDTNEGGLVLLAVNEGDGGRYDSYLDGTLLCSYGVTVDAHRCSPPSQKQDYQKIYSHWCNEFEKYKSAMKQWQAKQEQCGLKDKTGPISSNGKHVNDVFSNDALVXPRKYLYSFEFLSSATEGVASAHRKLYIFVFVLTIFARF
- the Sema2b gene encoding semaphorin 2b, isoform B; translation: MPLNAQLKIAQSVNKVTYAKVSDSNCCAKKQQKYSIADFSQAKRQAGSMCATGKGKHRLCSLSALLLVLVAQTVHVEYARADYENTWNLYYEPPCCTGSSAAHHLRHHKEHVQDFSCGPLHYKTFYMDERNNALYVGAMDRIFRLNLRNISQSICERDVLILEPTGSDILNCVSKGKREKVECRNHIRVIQPMNFNGQKLYVCGTNAHNPKDYVINANLTHLPRSQYVPGIGLGIGKCPYDPADNSTAVYVENGNPFGLPALYAGTNAEFTKADSVIFRSDLYNLTNGRKEANFKRTVKYDSKLLDKPNFVGSFEIGEFVYFFFREHAVEYINCGKAVYSRVARVCKNDRGGKYMISQNWATYLKARMNCSISSEFPFYFNEIQSVYKMPTDDTKFYATFTTNTNGLIGSAVCSYDIRDINAAFDGKFKEQATSNSAWLPVLNSKVPEPRPGTCHNDTATLPDSVLNFIRKHPLMDKAVDHEFGNPVFFKRDVILTKLVVDKIRIDKLNQEFLVYFVATTSGHIYKIVQFMHYGQRHSNLVDIFEASPHSEPIREMTLSHKTGSLYVATDHQVKQIDIAMCARRYDSCFRCVSDPYCGWDKDVNACRPYQLGLLQDVANETSGICDTSVLRKKVTSSYGQTLHLSCFVKMPEVLRKKQTRWYHHSTEKGRYEVRYTPTKYIDTNEGGLVLLAVNEGDGGRYDSYLDGTLLCSYGVTVDAHRCSPPSQKQDYQKIYSHWCNEFEKYKSAMKQWQAKQEQCGLKDKTGPISSNGKHVNDVFSNDALV